One region of Zingiber officinale cultivar Zhangliang chromosome 7B, Zo_v1.1, whole genome shotgun sequence genomic DNA includes:
- the LOC122003672 gene encoding E3 ubiquitin-protein ligase UPL1-like codes for MARLLQFVTRTSKVPLEGFKALQGISGPQQFQIHKTYGAPERLPSTHTCFNQLDLPEYSSREQLEERLLLAIHEATEGFGFG; via the exons ATGGCGAGATTACTACAATTTGTTACTAGAACATCAAAG GTTCCCCTGGAGGGGTTTAAAGCATTACAGGGTATATCTGGTCCCCAGCAGTTTCAGATTCACAAGACATATGGTGCTCCTGAAAGGCTGCCCTCTACACATACCTG TTTTAACCAACTAGATCTACCAGAATACTCTTCCAGGGAACAATTAGAAGAAAGGTTGTTGCTTGCTATCCATGAAGCTACTGAAGGCTTTGGTTTTGGTTAG